The Streptomyces sp. V4I8 genome includes the window CTGCCGCTGACCGAGCTGGCCGGGCAGCCGCTGATCAGCATGGCGCCGGACGCGCCGGCCCGGCGGGGTGTGGAGGCGGTGCTGGCCGGGGCCGGGGCACTGCCCTCGGTGCTGGTGCCGACGCCGGGGTATCTCCTGGTGTGCGCGCTGGCCAGTGCGGGGCTCGGGGTGGCGGTCGTACCGGAGATGGTGGCGCGTACGTCGGTGACTCCGGTGGGGGTGCGGGCTCTGGAGGGCGGAGGGCTACGCCGTACGATCTCGGTCGCGTATCGCGCGGCAGAGACAGCACCCGCGGCAGACGCCTTCCGAGCGGTGCTGAGGGGCACTTTCAAACGAGCCCAGCAGTCCCCGCCCTGAGGGGCACGGGGCTGTATCGATATGCGGCTCCGCCGCGTGGGCGCGACCAGCCACAGTCGGACCCGCGGACAACGGACAACCCCTTACGGCTCTTGCGCCGCAGGCACCGGCACGGTCCAGGGCAGTTCGATCGACACGGTCTTGCCACCCTCGCGCGTCGGCCGCACTCTCAGCTTGCCGCCGCACTCCGCGGTCAGCCAGCGGATGATGACCATGCCGCGGCCGTTGTCCTGCTGGACGGCGGCCGGCAGCCGCTTGGGGAAGCGGGGGTGGCTGTCGGTGACCCCGATGCGCAGGTGTTCGTCACGGTCGAGCGCGAGGTCCACGGTGAAGGTGGGTGACTGGCCGAGGGTGTGCTGTACGGCGTTGGTGGTGAGTTCGGAGACGATCAGACGGATGGTGTCGGCCACCTCCGTGTCCGGTGGCAGTCCCCACTCGGCGAGAGTGGTGACCACGTAGGCCCGGGCCGCGGAGACCGAGGCGGGATCGCTCGACAGAGTGACGGATGCTTCCAGATGATCTGCCATGGCGACGTCGTCCCTTTCCCAACGGGACCGCAGTCCGACATGGAGCGGAGGGTTCGAGTACGGTCCCGGACTGGTGCTTCGTCGCCAGACTGCCATTACCAGGGCCGTCAGGGTGCCGATCCACCAAGATATGCATATATCTGTCGCTCGAAGCGGTGAACTCTGCGACGGCAGACCGTATTTGGGCGGCTCGGTTGGAGTAAGGAGTTGCCCATGCAGCACGGTCCCGCGGTGCGCCGCAGAAAACTGGGCGCGGAACTGCGTGCGTTGCGTACCGGGGCGGGGCTCACCAGCGGTGAGGCGGCCCGGCTGGTGGGCTGGCACCAGTCCAAGGTGAGCCGGATCGAGACCGGCGCCAGCGGGGTGAAACCGGCCGATGTGCGGTTACTGCTCGACGCGTACGGCGTACGGGACGCCCGGCTACGGGAGTTGCTGCTGGTGTTGGCGGGCTCCGACGAGGGGGGCGGGCGGCATCACTGGTGGCACGCGTACCGGGGAGTACTGCCGCCGACGTACCGCGACTTCATCAGCCTGGAGTCCCAGGCGAGCGCGATGCGCACACTGGAGACCTCCGTGGTGCCCGGGCTGTTGCAGACACCGGAGTACGCGCGGGCGGTGACCCGCGCCACGGTGGGCGGGCTCGACGATGACGCCGACGAACGTCTGGAGGCGCTGGTCGCGGTCCGTCTGGCCAGGCAGGACGTGCTGCGCGCCGATCCGCCGCTGGAGCTGAGCGCGGTGCTCGACGAGGCGGTGCTGCGCCGGGAGGTCGGCGGGCCCGAGGTGATGGCGCGGCAGTTGAGGCGGCTGGTGGAGGCGGCGCGGCTGCCCCAAGTCAGGCTGCAGGTCCTGCCGTTCGCGGCCGGCGAGCATATCGGCATCACCGGGCCTTTCGTTATCTTCTCATTTTCGCGCACTTCTGATCTGGATGTGGTTGTTCTCGACCACTTGACGAGTAGCCTCTACCTCGAGCGGAAAGAAGACCTCCAGGCCTACACGGAGGCCTTCAACGCCCTTCGGATCCACGCCCTTTCGCCCGAGGAATCGATGGATTACATCGCCGCGCTTGCCGGCGGCGCGTAAGGAGGCACCATGACCGCACTGCCTCGGAACATCAGTTCAAGTACCGATCTGCCCGGTCTGCGCTGGCTGCGCAGCAGTTACAGCACCGGAGCGAACAACTGCGTCGAGACGGCACGGCCGCACTCCGGTCCCTGGATCGGACTGCTCGCCGTGCGCGACTCCAAGGACCCGGCCGGACCCGCGCTGCTCTTCTCCCCCGAGAGCTGGACGGGGTTCACCGCCGCGTTCCAGTCCTGACCAATCCGATCAACCCCTGACCGTTTCCGATCGTTTCCATCTGATCAGTTCCGCCTCGTGCGACGGCAAGGCCGTGTCACGCCGACTCATGGTCGTGTCTCGCCGATCACCCGTACAGCGCGTTCGATCTGCCCCTCGGAGAGGTCCGCGCGGGCGGTAAGCCTCAGCCGTGAGATGCCGTCGGGGACGGAGGGAGGACGGAAGCAGCCCACGGCGAGGCCCGCTGCACGGCAGTCGGCCGCCCAGAGCACGGCCTCCTCCGGGGACGGCGCGCGCACGGAGACGACCGCGGCGTCCGGACGTACGGCCTCCAGGCCCGCGGCCGTCAGGCGGGTGTGCAGTTCGCCCGCCACCGTACGGGCCCGCGCCGCGCGCTCCGGCTCGCGGCGCAGCAACCTGAGTGCCGCCAGGGCAGCCCCCGCCGCGGCGGGGGCGAGGCCCGTGTCGAAGATGAACGTCCGGGCCGCGTTCACCAGGTGGTCGATCACCCGGGCGGGGCCCAGGACGGCTCCGCCCTGACTGCCGAACGACTTGGACAGCGTGACCGTCACGACGACGTCGTCGGCGCCCGCGAGTCCCGCCGCGTGCGGGGCGCCGCGGCCGCCGTCGCCCAGCACGCCGAGGCCGTGGGCGTCGTCGACGACCAGCCCGGCACCGTGGTCCCGGCACGCCTCGGCGAACCGGGCCAGCGGGGCGGCGTCGCCGTCGACCGAGAAGACGGTGTCGGACACGACGACGGCGGGCCCGTCATGCGTCTGGAGCGCCTTGCGCACGGCGTCCGGGTCGGAGTGCGCCACCACCTGGGTCGTGCCCCGGGCCAGCCGGCAGCCGTCGATGAGCGAGGCGTGGTTGCCCGCGTCCGAGACGATCAGCGAGCCGTGCGGCGCCAGCGCGGTGACCGCGGCGAGGTTGGCCGCGTAGCCGGACGAGAAGACCAGGGCCGCCTCGAAGCCGCAGAAGTCCGCCAGCTCGCCCTCCAGCTCGGCGTGCAGCTCCGTCGTGCCCGTGACGAGCCGGGAGCCCGTCGCCCCGCCGCCCCATGTCCGCGCGGCCCGGGCCGCGCCCTCGGTGACCTCGGGATGGCGGGCCAGACCCAGGTAGTCGTTGCTCGCGAGATCCAGGAGCGGCGTCTCGGCCGGGCGCGGGCGCAGGGTCCGTACGAGTCCGGCGCGGCGGCGTAGCTCCGCCTGTTCGTCGATCCAGCCGAACGCCATGACTCCTCCGGGCTTTTGTAGGCAGTGCACAGACACTAGTCGCACGGTCGGCTGCCCACGGTGTGGCAATACCCACACATCGAAGTGACAGGGTTGTTCAAAGTCTCCTTGGCTCGGAGGCCCTCCGTGCGTAAGGATCAGCTCCCATGGACCTGCTGAACACGCTGGTGGACAAGGGGCTTCGGCGCGAGCTGCCGACCCGCGAGGAAGCCTTGGCCGTCCTCGCCACTTCCGACGACGACCTGCTCGATGTGGTGACCGCGGCCGGCAAGGTGCGCCGGCACTGGTTCGGCCGACGGGTGAAACTCAACTATCTCGTCAACCTGAAGTCCGGGCTGTGCCCCGAGGACTGCTCCTACTGCTCCCAGCGCCTCGGCTCCACGACCGGCATCCTCAAATACACCTGGCTCAAGCCCGACGAGGCCTCCCAGGCCGCGGCCGCCGGTTTGGCGGGTGGCGCCAAGCGGGTCTGTCTGGTGGCGTCCGGGCGCGGCCCGACCGACCGTGACGTGGACCGGGTCGCGGGCACCATCAAGGCCATCAAGGAGCAGAACGAGGGCGTCGAGGTGTGCGCCTGTCTCGGCCTGCTCTCCGACGGCCAGGCGGAGCGGCTGCGCGAGGCCGGCGCGGACGCCTACAACCACAACCTCAACACCTCCGAGGCCACCTACGGCGAGATCACGACCACGCACACCTACGCCGACCGCGTCGACACCGTGACCAAGGCGCACGCGGCCGGCCTGTCCGCCTGCTCCGGTCTGATCGCGGGCATGGGCGAGAGCGACGAGGACCTGGTCGACGTCGTGTACTCGCTGCGCGACCTGGACCCGGACTCGGTACCGGTCAACTTCCTGATCCCCGTCGAGGGCACCCCGCTCGCCAAGGAATGGAACCTCACCCCGCAGCGCTGCCTGCGGATCCTGGCGATGGTGCGGTTCGTCTGCCCCGACGTCGAGGTTCGCATCGCCGGCGGCCGCGAGGTCCATCTGCGCACGATGCAGCCCCTCGCCCTGCACCTGGCCAACTCGATCTTCCTCGGCGACTACCTGACCACCGAGGGCCAGGCCGGCAAGGCCGACCTGGAGATGATCGCGGACGCCGGGTTCGAGGTGGAGGGCGCCGACCAGGTGACGCTGCCGGAGCACCGGGCGACCGCCGGGGGCGGCTGCGGCTCGCACGGGAGCGCGGGCTGCGGGTCCCAGGAGAGCGCCGGGTGCGGTGGGCACGACAGCACGGGATGCGGGTCGCCCGAGGGCGGCGGTGTGTGCGGTACGGCCGCTGCCGCGCCGGTCGTCACCGAACCGCGCACCGACCTGGTCGCCGTACGCCGCCGGGGCGCCGGAACGGATCTCGCGCCCAATGCCTGACCCGCGCACCGTGCCCGGCCCGACCGTGCCCGAGCTGCTGGAACTCGACCGGCGGCACGTGTGGCATCCGTACGGCCCCATGCCGGGCCGCAGCGAACCGCTCGTCGTGGAGTCGGCGAGCGGAGTGCGGCTGACCCTGGCGGACGGCTCGGGCGAGCTGGTCGACGGCATGTCGTCCTGGTGGTCGGCGATCCACGGTTACAACCACCCGGTGCTCAACGAGGCCGTGCGCGAGCAGCTGTCGCGCATGAGCCATGTGATGTTCGGCGGGCTCACGCACGAGCCCGCCGTACGCCTGGCGAAACTCCTTGTCGACATGTCGCCCGACGGCCTGGAGCATGTCTTCCTCGCCGACTCCGGGTCGGTGTCGGTCGAGGTCGCGGTCAAGATGTGCCTGCAGTACTGGCGTTCGCTGGGCCGCCCCGGCAAGCAGCGGCTGCTGACCTGGCGCGGCGGCTACCACGGCGACACCTGGCAGCCGATGTCGGTGTGCGACCCCGAGGGCGGGATGCACGAGCTGTGGACCGGCGTGCTCCAGCGCCAGGTGTTCGCGGACCCGCCGCCGGTGGAGTACGAG containing:
- a CDS encoding ATP-binding protein, whose protein sequence is MADHLEASVTLSSDPASVSAARAYVVTTLAEWGLPPDTEVADTIRLIVSELTTNAVQHTLGQSPTFTVDLALDRDEHLRIGVTDSHPRFPKRLPAAVQQDNGRGMVIIRWLTAECGGKLRVRPTREGGKTVSIELPWTVPVPAAQEP
- a CDS encoding helix-turn-helix domain-containing protein: MQHGPAVRRRKLGAELRALRTGAGLTSGEAARLVGWHQSKVSRIETGASGVKPADVRLLLDAYGVRDARLRELLLVLAGSDEGGGRHHWWHAYRGVLPPTYRDFISLESQASAMRTLETSVVPGLLQTPEYARAVTRATVGGLDDDADERLEALVAVRLARQDVLRADPPLELSAVLDEAVLRREVGGPEVMARQLRRLVEAARLPQVRLQVLPFAAGEHIGITGPFVIFSFSRTSDLDVVVLDHLTSSLYLERKEDLQAYTEAFNALRIHALSPEESMDYIAALAGGA
- a CDS encoding DUF397 domain-containing protein; this translates as MTALPRNISSSTDLPGLRWLRSSYSTGANNCVETARPHSGPWIGLLAVRDSKDPAGPALLFSPESWTGFTAAFQS
- a CDS encoding 8-amino-7-oxononanoate synthase: MAFGWIDEQAELRRRAGLVRTLRPRPAETPLLDLASNDYLGLARHPEVTEGAARAARTWGGGATGSRLVTGTTELHAELEGELADFCGFEAALVFSSGYAANLAAVTALAPHGSLIVSDAGNHASLIDGCRLARGTTQVVAHSDPDAVRKALQTHDGPAVVVSDTVFSVDGDAAPLARFAEACRDHGAGLVVDDAHGLGVLGDGGRGAPHAAGLAGADDVVVTVTLSKSFGSQGGAVLGPARVIDHLVNAARTFIFDTGLAPAAAGAALAALRLLRREPERAARARTVAGELHTRLTAAGLEAVRPDAAVVSVRAPSPEEAVLWAADCRAAGLAVGCFRPPSVPDGISRLRLTARADLSEGQIERAVRVIGETRP
- the bioB gene encoding biotin synthase BioB, with amino-acid sequence MDLLNTLVDKGLRRELPTREEALAVLATSDDDLLDVVTAAGKVRRHWFGRRVKLNYLVNLKSGLCPEDCSYCSQRLGSTTGILKYTWLKPDEASQAAAAGLAGGAKRVCLVASGRGPTDRDVDRVAGTIKAIKEQNEGVEVCACLGLLSDGQAERLREAGADAYNHNLNTSEATYGEITTTHTYADRVDTVTKAHAAGLSACSGLIAGMGESDEDLVDVVYSLRDLDPDSVPVNFLIPVEGTPLAKEWNLTPQRCLRILAMVRFVCPDVEVRIAGGREVHLRTMQPLALHLANSIFLGDYLTTEGQAGKADLEMIADAGFEVEGADQVTLPEHRATAGGGCGSHGSAGCGSQESAGCGGHDSTGCGSPEGGGVCGTAAAAPVVTEPRTDLVAVRRRGAGTDLAPNA